CGACGTTGCACGTGGCATCCACCCGACCGTGGCGCTGGAGCAGTTGTCCCCCGCGCGTGATCTTCACTGGCCTGGCTGGTCTGCCACCGATGGCCGTGCATCGAAGGCCATGGCGCGCCTGGTTCGCTGGCTGGATGGCCAGGAGAAGGCTGGCAAGCTGACGACGTATTGGATGTACGACAGTGTGATGCGTGATTTCCCCGCATCGCAGGACAAGGCCGATCAGTACATGGGCGAGGGCCTCATGCCGCTGGTGGCGAAGGGCACGGTCATCGCTTACGCGGGGAATGCCCATGCGCAGAAATCGCAGCACATGGGGGCAGACGTCAAACCCGCAGGCGCTTACGTTGCCGATACCATGCGCCACATCATCGTGACCGCGGCGCACGACGGTACGACGTGGGCCTGCATGGGGGCGTGTGCGGTCCAGCACCTGCCCGGTGTCGCAGCGTTCACCCCGGGGCAGCTTACCGCGGTCGGTACCGCGCAATCGGAACAGTTGCAGGGCTACGACTACGTGTATGCGGTGCCGTCGTTCTCCGCATCACCGCCGCAGCTCGGTGCTAGCCACACCCCTGCAACTGCGACCGCAGCTCCGCATCCTTAGCATCCAGGGGCGCACGCTCGCTTTTGAACGCGTTGCGAATTGCTTTCTGGTTCGCGTCGTTCTGGTCGCGCAGTGCCTGGCAGGTTTCCGTCGGCGACATGGGGCGGCATTGGTCCTGCACCCAAACGTAGTTGCTGGTGGCCACGGACGCGGCGTTGCCTTTGCCGCGGTTGAGTTCGGGGAAGGAGGACACCGCGGCGTTGCGGCTGCCGTAGGTATTGGCCAGGCCGTTGTCCACGGCGCCGAGCACACCCAGCGGCGCTGCGTACGAATCGGGATGGCCGTTGGTGCTGGTGTACGTCTTGCCATCGGTGGCGCGCACGCACAGGTACAACGCGGGTAGGGGGCGCGGTGGTTGTGGTGGTGGCGTCTCATCGACGAAGACGCCGTCGGTGGGTGGCTTAGGCATCGGCGCCACGCGGCCATCCGCGGGCGCCGAATCGGTCAGTTGGAGTTGTTCCTGGTGTTGCGATCTGGCACAGGGGGTTTGTTGATAGATCGTCTGGCCTGCCGTGGTGCATTTGTAGACGGTTTCGGCGTGGGCGTGCGAGGCGATCAGCCCAAGCGTGAGCAGGGTGATGAGCAGGAGCAAAGCCGGGGCGCGTGGCGAAAAGATATCGCGCGCAAGCGCGCTCCTACACGAGCGGACTCCATCGCACCCGGAGTAGTCGCGTGGGGCCATCGTCAGAACTCGGCGACGTGCTCTTCGGAGGCGAAGCCAATGGTCATGGCGCCTTCGCCGACGTTGACCATGCCGGTGATGCTCATGGGTGTTTCGAGCATCTCGACGCCAGCATCGCCGCAGTGGCGCACCAACGAGGTGTAGCCGGGCAGGTTGCGCATCTCGTCCAGGTCGCCGCCGTAGCTCAGGGTGAGCGAGGGTACGAGCAGGCCCGCCTGGACACGTTTGGAGGCGTATTCGAACAGCACCTGGGCACCGTGTTCGAACCCGCGCACCTTGCCCACCGGACCGGTCTCGCCGCGGTGGCCACGCAGGATCGGCTTGATATCGAGCGCGGTGCCAAGCATGGAGCTCATGAAGCTCACACTGCGGTCGCCCTTGCTGCGGGCGCGTGAACGCAGGTAATTCAGGTCGCGCGGCAGCATGTAGCCGTACGAGCAATCGGCGATATGCGCCGCGCGCTCACGCACTTCGGCGGGTGATTTGCCCGCCTGGATCATCCGCACGGCTTCAGCCACGGCCGGCGCGGCGCCCGCGAAGATGTTGCGCGTATCCACCACGCGCATAAGGAACGGCCCGCTGATGCCCGCCGCTTCACGGATCGGGCGATAGTTCTTCAGGATGGAGAAGCTGGCCTTGATCACGTTGTCGTGGATCGGGCTGCGCGTCGCCATGATGGTCAGGCAGACCACGCAGTCGTATTCCTTGACCAGGCGATCAAGGAACAGGCTCTGCACATCCTCCACGCTGCTGGCTTCGGTCTCGGCGGAGTGGCTGCGGCTGCCGAGCTTCTGGTCACGGAAGCGCTGGATCTCCGCCAGGTCGCGGTCATCCTTGAACTTGTGGTTATCCACCTTGACGGTGATGGGCATCACCGCGATGCCGTTACGTTCCACGAAGTCCTGCGGTACGTCGACCGCCGCATCAATTGCCACACCGATCCGCATCGGGTCTACCCCTCATTCCAGTTGGGCCTGGACCAGGCCCAGCGGCGTCCGGGGCACCCATTGCGCCCTGCCCACCCCGCTGCGCCGGATGCTACACTTGCGCGAATGAATTTGGCATCTTGCCGGCGTGGCGTCGCCGGTAACCGCGCCGGCCAGGCTGCAAAGGCCCGCCCTTCGCCGGCGCATTGGCACCGGGTTCCCCATGAAAACCAAGAATGAAATCGTCTCCAACTGGCTGCCCCGCTACACGGGTACGCCGCTGGAAGGCTTCGGCGAGCACATCCTGCTCACCAACTTCGGCCATTACGTCGAGCGCTTTGCCCAGGAAAACGGCGTGGAAGTGCGTGGTCGCGACCGGCCCATGCCCAACGCCACGGCCGATGGCATTACCCTGATCAACTTCGGCATGGGCAGCCCCAATGCCGCGACCGTCATGGACCTGCTTAGCGCGATCGAGCCCAAGGCGGCGCTGTTCCTGGGCAAGTGCGGTGGCCTGAAGCGCAAGAACGCCATTGGCGACCTTATCTTGCCGATTGCGGCTATCCGCGGCGAAGGCACCTCCAACGACTACCTCATGCCCGAAGTGCCGGCGCTACCCGCGTTCCAGCTGCAGC
Above is a genomic segment from Luteibacter aegosomatissinici containing:
- a CDS encoding DUF4124 domain-containing protein, with the translated sequence MLLLITLLTLGLIASHAHAETVYKCTTAGQTIYQQTPCARSQHQEQLQLTDSAPADGRVAPMPKPPTDGVFVDETPPPQPPRPLPALYLCVRATDGKTYTSTNGHPDSYAAPLGVLGAVDNGLANTYGSRNAAVSSFPELNRGKGNAASVATSNYVWVQDQCRPMSPTETCQALRDQNDANQKAIRNAFKSERAPLDAKDAELRSQLQGCG
- a CDS encoding DegV family protein, which codes for MRIGVAIDAAVDVPQDFVERNGIAVMPITVKVDNHKFKDDRDLAEIQRFRDQKLGSRSHSAETEASSVEDVQSLFLDRLVKEYDCVVCLTIMATRSPIHDNVIKASFSILKNYRPIREAAGISGPFLMRVVDTRNIFAGAAPAVAEAVRMIQAGKSPAEVRERAAHIADCSYGYMLPRDLNYLRSRARSKGDRSVSFMSSMLGTALDIKPILRGHRGETGPVGKVRGFEHGAQVLFEYASKRVQAGLLVPSLTLSYGGDLDEMRNLPGYTSLVRHCGDAGVEMLETPMSITGMVNVGEGAMTIGFASEEHVAEF
- a CDS encoding AMP nucleosidase, which codes for MKTKNEIVSNWLPRYTGTPLEGFGEHILLTNFGHYVERFAQENGVEVRGRDRPMPNATADGITLINFGMGSPNAATVMDLLSAIEPKAALFLGKCGGLKRKNAIGDLILPIAAIRGEGTSNDYLMPEVPALPAFQLQRAVSTMIRDLGHDYWTGTVFTTNRRVWEHDEAFKEHLRRTRSMAIDMETATIFAAGFANHIPCGALLLVSDQPMIPEGVKTEASDATVTANFVEKHIKVGVEALKLVRRHGRSVKHLRFEGENE